From Colias croceus chromosome Z, ilColCroc2.1:
taaaaatttaaatgcaaCGAGGCAGTTGTAAGTTTTATCCTCAACAGTTCATCAATGGATTGTTCGGAAAGTTACAATGTTATATTCTATTGAAGTAGGAACTTTTTTCCAAGATATAATCCGGTCAGAAATATGCTCTTGCTTCTCGCTTTTATAATTGCGACGCCATAATATTTTCCTATTAACTTCCTATGCTACAGATAATACGGCTACACAAAATACCTACAATATCACATACAAATACAACAGAATACAACCTGCAGGTAACGCAGTTGAAGTGCGGCAGGGCTGTCGCCAATGACTTCAGAGGCTTCGCGCAGGGCCCTGGAGGCCTTCTGCTCCCCCTCAGCGGCAATCACTTTAGCGCGAGCCTCGCGAGCTGCCTCGGCCTCCGCCGCCATGGCGCGCTGCAGCTGCACGGGCAGGCGCACGTCcttgctataatataatacttacctattaggttgcttttccaccaataatgtacgaggaatgtgtttgcaaataaccaatagtatagcttcaaacgctaaacgcttcaaacttcaaactaaatgaagcgatatgattgctactttacaaacacattcctcgctacataTCCTCGAACATTATTGGTGTTAAACGCTGTACCCTTATACCTACGCCAAGCCGGACAGGATTTCCAATACAGCTTGCTTTAACAACGACCACgctcattaattttaatgaagcaGCTTGCAAAGacctaattttcaatttaatgtgAACTTTGTACGtggaaaaagtaaaatgtaaaagtaatttattattaaaattaatatatttaattatcgtCAAATAAAATGaccttaataatattgatataacaTAAACAATACATTACATTAATAGACGTTAGGTATAATTAGATATTACCGAAACACCGAAATAACAGACGGTAGCGCATTTATTTAGGTTCATActctgaataaattttatttcaaatataaacaatgGACAAACGAAAATTTGTCGTCCTAAATGGTAACATCTTCAGAAAATGTTGAGAGGCTACTTTTGTTAGTGCCCCGAACAATTATTGTTGGGAGATGTCTGTTTTAATGATGCTGGCACAGGCTACCTGAATCTGCATTGTAAGTAGAGTAGCCGCATTACGCATTCTGCATAAAGGCATTGATTAATCCTCGCAGGTAGCTCCAATTTACATTATATAACTATTTATGCGATTTTCTCATATGAAGAGAAACAACAAGTGAACTTCCCTAAAAACCTTACCTAAGCTTTAAGTGTTAGGTTTAAATGGCGTATTCACTAACAATTCTTGCATAATCTGTCAAACAATTACCCTAAAAAAGGTTGTACGAAAAAATGGTGAAACAATAgcatatatcataatatagtgCAACACAGTTTTTCGATTTAGGTCAACTGAGCGTCCCGGGAAATGGATGATTTCCATTTGTTATGAATCTAGAATATAGGGTATTGTACTTTGACAAAGGACAATTTACGaatgcaatataatattataatataataaaaatataatgcatCTTATCTTATGTCtttactatatatttatttttgttataccTACAAACTCACGGAGCATGAAAACCTTCCGGCCAGCCTATTATGTTTTACTTActtcaaatattatataagttttgttCTCTGTGCGGTCCGGTCAACAACCTTTGTTTTACGGGTAGGGAATTAGTTTCAGTAGCAATTTTACGATGTACTGTATAATAATGCTTCTATAAAATCATGTTGAAATAGTTGTTAATCAATATGAATGAACACTAAAAGCTTTGCCGAACAAAACATTTGCGCAtccatcatattattatttcatactacCTACGTCCtacatgtttataatatagatactGTGCGATATTCATAAAagaaatgatataaaaaaaaatccatacttatattataaatgcgaaagtaactctgtctgtctgtctgttactcaatcacgcctaaactactgaaccaatttgcatgaaatttggtatggagatattttgatacccgagaaaggacataggctaccttttattgcgaaataaaaggtagcctatgtccacgggcgaagccggggcgcaccactagtataaaataaaactcggAAGCCCATCGACAATATCCGGTGGCAtgacatttttaaacaatggaATTTTTAATGGTTTAAAAAGTATATCTGGAGTAGGCTGTTAGtttaatagattattatataggtaaggatatttaattcaatacaACAAATATCTTTCCTTTTTTATCTAGTATTAAacaggaataaaaaataaaggcaAATAACGCCTTAAATATCGGAGCCCTTAAGCCTAATTCTGTCAGATATGCTAAAGTTATGACAAGGGTACATTACATTAAATCATTTGAATTGGCCGCACCTTAATAAAAGAAGAGTACCTAGTTTCTTACTAATTGTGAACAAAATCAATAGCGTAGTGTTTGCCTcacgtatattttaaaattagattttacataattttccCCAATGTCAACTGTAATGAAACTTCATTAATTAGTGaacgataataattgtaaagaaaatatttttttcatctaTGTTCATAACTAAGAAAAAAGCGTAACTCACAGTATGCAAGTTGTAAAGAAACTTCAGTAATTAGagttaaaactattttatttatggacGTCAATTGAGTTGACCCGATACTTAAACAATAAGTtcgttatttttacattgtaaCTTGTAAGTATTGATTTGCACGAAGCATTGAAAACATTTATGTTGGTGTCAGGGTGATTAATTGGCCATTGAATTCGGGAAGTAGCTACAacataatgtttatattatcagCTTGATTTTGCGAATAATAAGACGTTCATTAAGTAAATTATGTaggaagtatttttaattttagttgcAGAGTTACAATGATTTCTTATAGAACGatttaaaattgtgtttaaGTAGTGATACATTTATATTCGTTTTTGTAcccattataatattgtgaataaaattagataagtACATTATTGACGAGAAAGcaataacttttattatcctacaaaatatgtaaataatttgtgACGTATTATGAAAATCCTTCTATGTTATTAACCTAGTTTTCCGACAATTGACAATTATTGATTCGTAAATAACACGTTGTGAGAAACTTTTGTTCTAACGTCGAACCACGTCGAACGTAAATTTCTACAAGAGTCTTTGTTTTCtgttgatattttgatacatatttatctATCAATaagtttgatatttttaatttaaatttactcTACCGAATTGGGTGTTTacgaaatcataatatattatcatcatctcATCATTGCAAGCACGTATTACAATAGAAtctaataattcataatttatagtacaatttatgttatttagcTAGTTATAACAAAGACATGAAATACCTAAAATAGCGCATTAAGATAGAGCGATTCATTGATTTATACATTGAAATTCAAACCTCCAATTATTTCTGGCTTAGTGATAATTGATTACATAACGTGAGTATTTAGTGCGATTAGAATTTAGAACACGACttagttatataattatatattagtaGTTACGTACATTTCAACGCGCTCCACCTTGATGCCCCATGCCTCGGTAGCTTCATCCAAAGACAGCTGCATGTTGCCAGAAATGGTCTCGCGTTCGCTCAGAATTTCATGCAAGGGGCGGGTTCCCATGGTGTTGCGCAGCGTCGTCTGGGCCAGGAGCCGGGTGGAGTGGTGAGCGTTCTCCACGTTAGCGATGGAAATCGTGGCGTTGTGTACACGGTAGTACACAACGGCATCCACTGACACCGTCACGGAGTCCTTAGTTAGAACCTAGATTTGTGGAAAGACGAATACCTTATATGGATACACCTCTTTGGTATTGTTGTACCTATTAATTTTCCTAGTCATTTTATTGACTATTGGATATAGTCTAGATATATAATACACACATAAATAttagaacaataattaattataatccgATGTAGTCGATCGGTGCCGG
This genomic window contains:
- the LOC123705148 gene encoding band 7 protein AGAP004871 isoform X1, yielding MTTILEMTSRQQLYPTIASSNDDNDAESKTCGKILVVLSWILVIVTMPFSLFICFKVVQEYERAVIFRLGRLLTGGAKGPGIFFILPCIDSYARVDLRTRTYDVPPQEVLTKDSVTVSVDAVVYYRVHNATISIANVENAHHSTRLLAQTTLRNTMGTRPLHEILSERETISGNMQLSLDEATEAWGIKVERVEIKDVRLPVQLQRAMAAEAEAAREARAKVIAAEGEQKASRALREASEVIGDSPAALQLRYLQTLNTISAEKNSTIVFPLPIDLLTYFIKAKEES
- the LOC123705148 gene encoding band 7 protein AAEL010189 isoform X2, producing MVVTETSTNDDNDAESKTCGKILVVLSWILVIVTMPFSLFICFKVVQEYERAVIFRLGRLLTGGAKGPGIFFILPCIDSYARVDLRTRTYDVPPQEVLTKDSVTVSVDAVVYYRVHNATISIANVENAHHSTRLLAQTTLRNTMGTRPLHEILSERETISGNMQLSLDEATEAWGIKVERVEIKDVRLPVQLQRAMAAEAEAAREARAKVIAAEGEQKASRALREASEVIGDSPAALQLRYLQTLNTISAEKNSTIVFPLPIDLLTYFIKAKEES